A window of Ruminococcus champanellensis 18P13 = JCM 17042 contains these coding sequences:
- a CDS encoding AI-2E family transporter, with protein MKTTKKRRSSNTPSLRYDLFPRGLAAFLVLACAIIFYFLLLNFDKVQSFFEDVFRAIAPVFTGLLFAYLLNPAVVMLEKHLAKPLNRRFKNSSKGKKTARIISTFVTVIAVVCLIVLLFVLVVPEVAGSITAIAGELPNDLGEFTDTVNQKVQNNSRLSALYSLVSNYLAEPLENWANSGILNNASVWVGYLASGIMGAFNLVYNLCVGLIICFYLLIGKERFMRQGGKILYVLLKPNRADWILHRLNGANRTFSSAILGKILDSIIIGMLCFIGVVILRTPYPALIAVIVGVTNVIPFFGPFIGAIPSTLLVLMHDPVKALYFVIFIVVLQQFDCNILDPKIVGGSIGLPAFWSLFACLLGGGLFGLVGLLLGVPTFAVLYNLCKELIDERLRFSKLPPETLDKLGIKPELDPNAPSFFDPDEFDEEQAVVEMPLSEVPETTELPQKTE; from the coding sequence ATGAAAACAACGAAAAAGCGGCGCAGTTCCAATACGCCATCCCTTCGCTATGACCTGTTTCCCCGGGGACTGGCAGCCTTTCTGGTGCTGGCATGCGCCATTATCTTTTACTTCCTGCTGCTGAATTTCGACAAGGTGCAGAGTTTTTTTGAGGATGTGTTCAGAGCCATCGCCCCGGTGTTCACCGGGCTGCTCTTCGCCTATCTGCTGAATCCGGCGGTGGTGATGCTGGAAAAGCATCTGGCAAAGCCCTTGAACCGCCGCTTCAAAAATTCCTCCAAGGGGAAAAAAACCGCCCGGATCATCAGCACCTTTGTGACCGTGATCGCCGTGGTATGCCTGATCGTGCTGCTGTTCGTGCTGGTGGTGCCGGAGGTTGCCGGCAGTATCACCGCCATCGCCGGGGAGCTTCCCAACGATCTGGGGGAGTTCACCGATACCGTCAACCAGAAGGTACAGAACAACAGCCGGCTCAGCGCCCTGTACAGCCTGGTATCCAACTACCTGGCAGAGCCGCTGGAAAACTGGGCAAACAGCGGCATTCTCAACAACGCCAGCGTCTGGGTGGGCTACCTTGCCTCCGGCATCATGGGGGCGTTCAACCTGGTGTACAACCTGTGCGTGGGTCTGATTATCTGCTTTTACCTGCTCATCGGCAAGGAGCGGTTCATGCGCCAGGGGGGCAAAATACTGTATGTGCTGCTGAAGCCCAACCGGGCGGATTGGATCCTCCACCGGCTCAACGGCGCAAACCGCACCTTCAGCAGTGCCATTCTGGGAAAGATCCTGGACTCCATCATCATCGGTATGCTGTGCTTCATCGGCGTGGTGATCCTGCGCACCCCCTACCCTGCCCTGATCGCCGTGATCGTAGGTGTCACCAACGTGATCCCCTTCTTCGGCCCCTTCATCGGTGCCATTCCCAGCACTCTGCTGGTGCTGATGCACGATCCGGTCAAGGCACTGTATTTCGTGATTTTCATCGTGGTTTTGCAGCAGTTTGACTGCAATATCCTGGATCCCAAGATCGTGGGAGGCTCCATCGGGCTGCCTGCCTTCTGGTCCCTGTTCGCCTGCCTGCTGGGAGGCGGCCTGTTCGGTCTGGTAGGATTGCTGCTGGGCGTTCCCACCTTTGCAGTGCTGTATAACCTATGCAAGGAGCTGATCGACGAGCGGCTCCGGTTCAGCAAGCTGCCGCCGGAGACCCTGGACAAGCTGGGCATCAAGCCGGAGCTGGATCCCAATGCACCCAGCTTTTTCGATCCGGATGAGTTTGACGAGGAACAGGCGGTGGTGGAAATGCCCCTGTCGGAGGTGCCGGAAACCACGGAGCTTCCCCAAAAAACAGAATAA